The proteins below are encoded in one region of Mycteria americana isolate JAX WOST 10 ecotype Jacksonville Zoo and Gardens chromosome 22, USCA_MyAme_1.0, whole genome shotgun sequence:
- the RETREG3 gene encoding reticulophagy regulator 3: protein MAAARPGGPGERQRRVQALSAVLRGRLGPYEPLLNAVQAALVWERPGRSALWWAAAHGLFWFFALTSLRLLFLVAFTLIVVVCLDQWKNKIWPEIRVARPDELDNESWGYVHPRLLGVPELCHHLAEGWVAGTNFLSNLFIFKRQNPGKFCLLVCGVFTFLAVLGRYIPGLLLSYLLLLFILLWPLAVYHRLGQRMYMKLEPALQRLDFSVRGYMISKQREKQLRRRSLNREAVDDGSDSEEELAAFCPKLDDSVVAKELTISDSEHSDAEVSYTENGMFNLSRGQTPLTEGSEDLDGHSDPEESFARDLPDFPSINPEATGIDDEDDTSIGIPSLAYRPQATEDLHLPYDREESGALPSVQNLTNNIAGFVTRGMIQLALSGAPQPGSSRSDNPQRGAKTYLRTASSDLDTDAEGDDFELLDQSELNQLDPAGSRGQ from the exons atggcggcggcgcggcccggcgggcccGGCGAGCGGCAGCGGCGGGTGCAGGCGCTGAGCGCGGTGCTGCGGGGCCGCCTGGGGCCTTACGAGCCGCTGCTGAACGCCGTGCAGGCCGCGCTGGTGTGGGAGCGGCCGGGCCGCAGTGCGCTGTGGTGGGCGGCGGCGCACGGCCTCTTCTG GTTTTTTGCTCTGACTTCTCTTCGCTTGCTGTTCCTGGTTGCATTTACTCTTATAGTAGTGGTTTGTCTAGATCAGTGGAAGAACAAAATCTGGCCTGAAATTAGAG TGGCAAGACCTGACGAATTAGACAATGAGAG CTGGGGATACGTTCACCCTCGGCTGCTCGGAGTGCCAGAACTCTGTCACCATTTGGCTGAAGGATGGGTGGCTGGGACCAACTTCTTAAGTAATCTCTTCATTTTCAAGAGGCAAAACCCTGGAAAG TTTTGCCTTCTAGTGTGTGGAGTCTTTACTTTCCTGGCTGTCCTGGGCCGGTATATCCCTGGACTCTTGCTCTCATACTTGCTGT TGCTCTTCATCCTGCTGTGGCCCCTTGCTGTGTACCACAGACTGGGGCAGCGCATGTACATGAAGCTGGAGCCAGCTCTGCAGCGGCTGGATTTCAGCGTTCGAGGCTACATGATATCAAAGCAGCGGGAGAAGCAAT TGCGTCGCCGATCCCTTAATCGGGAGGCTGTGGATGATGGGAGTGACAGCGAAGAGGAGCTTGCCGCGTTTTGTCCCAAG CTGGATGATTCTGTGGTCGCCAAGGAACTAACCATCTCTGACTCGGAGCATTCAGATGCTGAGGTTTCCTACACTGAAAACGGGATGTTTAACCTTTCAAGGGGCCAGACTCCCCTGACAGAGGGATCGGAAG ACCTGGATGGTCACAGCGACCCAGAAGAATCTTTTGCCAGGGATCTCCCCGACTTCCCTTCCATAAACCCGGAAGCAACTGGCATAGATGACGAAGATGACACCAGCATTGGGATCCCAAGTCTGGCTTACCGCCCGCAAGCGACAGAAGATCTGCATCTCCCTTACGACCGGGAAGAATCCGGCGCACTGCCATCTGTACAGAATCTTACTAACAACATAGCCGGATTTGTCACCAGAGGGATGATACAGCTCGCGCTGTCAGGAGCCCCTCAGCCAGGCTCCTCACGCAGCGACAATCCCCAGAGAGGTGCAAAGACTTATCTTAGAACGGCCAGCTCGGACTTGGACACTGATGCGGAGGGGGATGACTTTGAACTGCTGGATCAGTCCGAGCTGAACCAGCTGGATCCTGCTGGCTCACGGGGCCAGTAA